The Mycolicibacterium mageritense genome contains a region encoding:
- a CDS encoding peroxiredoxin-like family protein has translation MPRPSITTIPRYEFVSVTGEHIPVPDEHRLVHLQFRRFAGCPICNLHLRSFAARHDEISAAGIREVAFFHSPADELRTHTSDLPFATIADPNRRYYKEFGVESTPRALLDPRAWPTIVRGVAATATGRFRAPAARPHGGRLGLPADFLIDAGGTVVAAKYGEHADDQWSVDELLELVRRV, from the coding sequence ATGCCCCGGCCCAGCATCACCACGATCCCTCGCTACGAATTCGTCAGCGTCACAGGCGAACATATCCCGGTTCCGGACGAGCACCGCCTGGTGCACCTGCAGTTCCGCCGGTTCGCCGGGTGCCCGATCTGCAATCTGCATCTGCGATCGTTCGCGGCCCGGCACGACGAGATCAGCGCCGCAGGTATCCGGGAGGTGGCGTTCTTCCACTCCCCCGCCGACGAACTCCGCACGCATACGTCCGACCTGCCGTTCGCGACGATCGCAGACCCGAACAGGCGGTACTACAAGGAATTCGGGGTCGAGTCGACACCCCGCGCGCTGCTCGACCCGCGGGCCTGGCCGACGATCGTGCGAGGTGTCGCGGCGACCGCCACCGGACGGTTCCGCGCGCCGGCCGCCAGACCGCACGGCGGCCGCCTCGGACTGCCCGCCGACTTCCTGATCGACGCCGGCGGAACCGTCGTCGCCGCGAAGTACGGTGAGCACGCCGACGACCAGTGGTCGGTCGACGAGCTACTGGAGCTCGTGCGCCGGGTCTAA
- a CDS encoding TetR/AcrR family transcriptional regulator produces MPRPRSLRPEQIATAALAVIDADGLAALSMRAVARELGMGTMSLYRYVADRDELEVMVVDLVLAEVDLDVPRASPSRRVTVLAERVRDAAAGHPSVVPLVLTHRHRSPASLRWGEAVLAALTDWGYTGKRRVYAFRAVLAYVLGALQVENFGALTGPGTEVLAQLPAAQFPLLSQTAAQAAGICPQEEFRRGLDILVRGLDPASSR; encoded by the coding sequence ATGCCGCGACCACGTTCACTGCGCCCGGAGCAGATCGCCACCGCCGCACTCGCCGTCATCGACGCAGACGGTCTTGCCGCGTTGTCGATGCGCGCAGTGGCGCGCGAGCTGGGCATGGGCACCATGTCGCTGTACCGATACGTCGCCGACCGGGACGAGCTCGAGGTGATGGTGGTGGATCTCGTTCTGGCCGAAGTGGATCTGGATGTGCCGCGCGCATCGCCGTCGCGCCGGGTGACCGTGCTCGCCGAGCGCGTGCGGGACGCCGCGGCCGGCCATCCGTCGGTCGTGCCGCTCGTGCTGACCCATCGCCATCGCTCGCCGGCGTCGCTGCGGTGGGGGGAGGCGGTCCTGGCCGCGCTCACCGACTGGGGCTACACCGGCAAGCGGCGCGTGTACGCGTTCCGTGCGGTGCTGGCCTATGTCCTGGGCGCACTTCAGGTGGAGAATTTCGGCGCGCTGACCGGCCCGGGTACCGAGGTGCTCGCCCAGCTTCCCGCCGCACAGTTTCCGCTGCTGTCGCAGACCGCTGCACAGGCGGCCGGCATCTGCCCGCAGGAAGAGTTCCGCCGCGGCCTCGACATCCTGGTGCGTGGCCTGGATCCCGCGTCATCCCGGTGA
- a CDS encoding arginase family protein translates to MAATELIYVPFNAAGIPTGVARMPAAIHAAGVEHRLASPVRSSWIPVTGMTTTRGASGLVNEHALVEMVAAGAAAVRSAWQNRATPIVVAGDCPVLLAPLIAAAADGGAGLVFLDGHEDAWDPHLTPTGEASDCEIGLALGLFSGPSALDASLPCLRPEHVAVLGPRDHAELAEAGQPSVHDRVATYRSCATLAASTASEIAELVTAGAAAADAGWWLHVDLDVLDTASLPAVDYPQPGGLTWTQLEEFAASCLSVSGCLGASVVIYNPDLDDGRSAGRIADFIAFLADRLASPG, encoded by the coding sequence ATGGCCGCAACCGAACTGATCTACGTGCCGTTCAACGCCGCCGGGATACCCACCGGTGTCGCGCGGATGCCTGCGGCCATCCACGCCGCAGGTGTCGAGCACCGGCTCGCGTCGCCGGTCCGGTCCAGCTGGATTCCGGTGACCGGCATGACCACCACACGAGGCGCGTCCGGACTTGTGAACGAGCACGCGCTGGTCGAGATGGTGGCCGCCGGCGCCGCCGCCGTGCGTTCGGCATGGCAGAACCGAGCCACGCCCATCGTCGTCGCGGGCGATTGCCCCGTCCTGCTGGCTCCGCTCATCGCCGCGGCCGCCGACGGCGGAGCAGGCCTGGTCTTCCTCGACGGCCACGAAGACGCATGGGATCCGCACCTAACGCCCACAGGGGAGGCCTCTGATTGCGAAATCGGGCTGGCCCTTGGACTTTTCAGCGGACCGTCGGCACTCGACGCCAGTCTGCCATGCCTGCGGCCAGAGCATGTCGCCGTCCTTGGACCTCGCGATCATGCCGAGCTCGCCGAGGCCGGTCAGCCGAGTGTGCACGACCGGGTCGCGACCTACCGCAGTTGCGCCACGCTCGCCGCCTCGACAGCGTCCGAAATCGCCGAGTTGGTGACCGCCGGCGCCGCGGCCGCTGACGCCGGCTGGTGGCTCCACGTCGACCTCGACGTGCTCGACACCGCTTCGCTGCCCGCAGTCGACTACCCGCAGCCGGGCGGGCTGACCTGGACACAACTCGAAGAGTTCGCCGCATCGTGCCTGAGCGTGTCCGGCTGCCTGGGCGCCAGCGTCGTGATCTACAACCCCGATCTCGACGACGGGCGAAGCGCAGGCCGGATCGCCGACTTCATTGCGTTCCTCGCCGACCGGCTGGCTTCACCGGGATGA
- a CDS encoding penicillin-binding transpeptidase domain-containing protein, translating into MATQTSSVTRTVGLFSVAAVIGAVALSACTPRPDGPEPAAEKFFAALATGDTSAAAQLSDRPDDAKTALSEAWNGLQATRLDAQILGSKYSQDTGSVAYRYTWHLPKNRTWTYDGQLNMVRDEGRWEVRWSATGLHPRLGEHQTFALRADAPRRASVNERGGTDVLVPGQIYHYALDARAAGAALMPTARAVADALRPFIPAIDPQLLAEQASSSAQPMSLLTLQQADHDRVAPAIAGLAGVVVTPQAEMLPTDPTFAPAIVNEVKKAVGDDLEGEAGWRVVTVNQNGVDVDVLNEVAGQPAPSVTISLDRAVQNAAQNAVNTTGKKAMIVAIKPSTGEILAVAQNAAADADGPLATMGQFPPGSTFKIVTAGAAIERDMATPNSLLGCPGTLEIGHRIVTNYDAFDLGTVPMSRAFANSCNTTFAELASKMPPRGLTQAAAQYGIGTDYQVEGIPTVTGSVPPTVSLAERTEDGFGQGKVLVSPFGMALVASTVAAGKTPVPQLIEGHQTMVDGAGAPISPKMLDGLRPMMRLVVTNGTAKDLNGFGDVRGKTGEAEFDGGSHSWFAGYRGDLAFAALIVGGGSSEYAVRMCKTMFDGLPPDYLA; encoded by the coding sequence ATGGCAACTCAAACATCATCAGTAACACGGACCGTCGGCCTGTTCAGCGTGGCGGCGGTCATCGGGGCGGTGGCGCTGAGTGCATGTACACCGAGGCCCGACGGGCCCGAACCGGCGGCGGAGAAGTTCTTCGCGGCCCTGGCCACCGGGGACACCTCGGCCGCCGCACAGCTGTCGGACCGCCCGGACGACGCCAAGACCGCGCTGAGCGAAGCGTGGAACGGTTTGCAGGCCACGCGGCTCGACGCACAGATCCTGGGCTCGAAGTACTCGCAGGACACCGGCAGCGTGGCCTACCGCTACACGTGGCACCTGCCCAAGAACCGCACCTGGACCTACGACGGCCAGCTGAACATGGTCCGCGACGAGGGTCGCTGGGAAGTGCGCTGGAGCGCGACCGGACTGCACCCGCGACTCGGCGAACATCAGACCTTCGCGCTGCGGGCCGACGCACCGCGCCGGGCCTCGGTCAACGAACGCGGTGGCACCGACGTACTGGTGCCCGGCCAGATCTACCACTACGCCCTCGACGCCAGGGCGGCCGGTGCGGCTCTGATGCCGACCGCCCGCGCCGTCGCCGACGCCCTGCGCCCGTTCATCCCGGCAATCGATCCGCAACTGCTGGCCGAGCAGGCCAGCTCGTCGGCCCAGCCGATGAGCCTGCTCACGCTGCAGCAGGCCGACCACGACCGCGTCGCCCCGGCCATCGCCGGCCTGGCCGGTGTCGTCGTCACGCCGCAGGCCGAAATGCTGCCCACTGACCCGACTTTCGCGCCCGCGATCGTCAACGAGGTCAAGAAGGCCGTCGGTGACGACCTCGAGGGCGAGGCAGGCTGGCGCGTCGTCACCGTCAACCAGAACGGCGTCGACGTCGACGTGCTCAACGAGGTCGCGGGTCAGCCCGCACCGTCGGTGACCATCAGCCTCGACCGGGCCGTGCAGAACGCCGCGCAGAACGCCGTCAACACCACGGGCAAGAAGGCCATGATCGTGGCGATCAAGCCGTCGACGGGCGAGATCCTGGCTGTCGCGCAGAACGCGGCCGCCGACGCCGACGGACCACTGGCCACCATGGGGCAGTTCCCGCCCGGCTCGACGTTCAAGATCGTCACGGCGGGCGCGGCGATCGAGCGCGACATGGCCACGCCGAACAGCCTGCTGGGTTGCCCCGGCACGCTGGAGATCGGGCACCGGATCGTGACCAACTACGACGCGTTCGACCTCGGGACCGTGCCGATGTCGCGGGCGTTCGCCAACTCGTGCAACACCACGTTCGCCGAGCTCGCCAGCAAGATGCCGCCGCGCGGTCTCACGCAGGCCGCCGCACAGTACGGCATCGGCACCGATTACCAGGTCGAGGGAATTCCCACGGTGACCGGTTCGGTGCCGCCCACGGTAAGCCTCGCCGAGCGCACCGAGGACGGTTTCGGGCAGGGCAAGGTACTGGTCAGCCCGTTCGGCATGGCACTGGTGGCGTCGACCGTCGCTGCCGGGAAAACCCCTGTGCCGCAACTCATCGAGGGTCATCAGACCATGGTTGACGGTGCGGGTGCACCCATCAGCCCCAAGATGCTCGACGGTCTGCGGCCCATGATGCGCCTGGTGGTGACCAACGGCACGGCCAAGGATCTCAACGGGTTCGGCGACGTCCGGGGCAAGACCGGTGAGGCGGAGTTCGACGGGGGATCGCATTCCTGGTTCGCCGGCTACCGCGGCGATCTGGCGTTCGCGGCGCTCATCGTCGGCGGTGGCAGCTCGGAATACGCGGTCCGGATGTGCAAGACCATGTTCGACGGATTGCCGCCCGACTACCTGGCCTAG
- a CDS encoding DUF1707 SHOCT-like domain-containing protein — MTELNGDLPELRISDADRNGTLRRLHNAVALGLIDIDEFEERSARVSRARLRADLDVLVGDLPGPGAIVTSAADRVELRGVLGSLKRHGEWVVPTRLALVRRMGSVDLDLTRARFAGPMVIVELDLKFGGLDLRLPDGASASIDDVEVIVGSAEDHRRDAPAEGTPHVILTGRVVCGSVSIRGPRKSWFGRSPKA; from the coding sequence ATGACGGAACTCAACGGGGATCTGCCGGAACTGCGGATATCGGATGCCGATCGCAATGGCACATTGCGGCGGCTGCACAATGCCGTCGCCCTTGGCCTGATCGACATCGACGAGTTCGAGGAGCGGTCGGCGCGGGTGTCGCGCGCGCGGCTGCGCGCCGATCTGGACGTGCTGGTGGGTGATCTGCCCGGCCCGGGTGCCATCGTCACCTCGGCGGCCGACCGGGTCGAACTGCGCGGCGTGCTCGGATCGCTCAAGCGCCACGGCGAATGGGTCGTGCCGACGCGGCTGGCGCTCGTGCGGCGCATGGGCTCGGTCGATCTCGACCTGACCCGGGCCCGGTTCGCCGGTCCGATGGTGATCGTGGAACTCGACCTGAAGTTCGGCGGATTGGACCTGCGACTGCCCGACGGCGCGAGTGCCTCCATCGACGACGTCGAGGTCATCGTCGGCAGCGCCGAGGACCACCGCAGGGACGCCCCCGCCGAAGGCACGCCACACGTGATCCTCACCGGACGGGTGGTGTGCGGCTCGGTCAGCATCCGCGGGCCGCGCAAGTCGTGGTTCGGTCGCTCTCCGAAGGCCTAG
- a CDS encoding PaaI family thioesterase codes for MQTTPGHLLGQMGFRDVLDTDDELIVEMDNRPDLTNTRGALQGGLVATLVDIAAGRLAGRHVGPGQDVTTADMNIHYLAPIVAGPARAVATIVRAGRRLIVTSVDVVDAGRDRLAARATLSFAVLDSR; via the coding sequence ATGCAGACCACGCCCGGCCACCTGCTCGGCCAGATGGGGTTTCGGGACGTGCTGGACACCGACGACGAGCTGATCGTCGAGATGGACAACCGGCCCGATCTGACCAACACCCGTGGCGCGCTGCAGGGCGGCCTGGTGGCGACACTGGTCGACATCGCCGCCGGGCGACTCGCCGGCCGGCACGTGGGGCCGGGCCAGGATGTCACGACGGCCGACATGAACATCCACTACCTGGCACCCATCGTGGCGGGTCCGGCCCGCGCCGTGGCGACCATCGTGCGCGCGGGCCGCCGGTTGATCGTCACGTCTGTCGATGTGGTGGACGCCGGCCGCGACCGGCTCGCGGCGCGCGCGACGTTGAGCTTCGCCGTCCTGGATTCGCGCTAG
- the map gene encoding type I methionyl aminopeptidase — MPVRTALRPGVLSPTLSVPKSIPRPEYAWQPTVQEGSEPWVQTPEVIEKMRVAGQIAAAALAEAGKAVAPGVTTDELDRIAHEYMIDHGAYPSTLGYKGFPKSCCTSLNEVICHGIPDSTVVEDGDIVNIDVTAYIDGVHGDTNATFLAGDVSEEHRLLVERTHEATMRAIKAVKPGRALSVVGRVIESYANRFGYNVVRDFTGHGIGTTFHNGLVVLHYDQPAVETVLEPGMTFTIEPMINLGSLDYEIWDDDWTVVTKDKKWTAQFEHTLVVTEDGADILTLP; from the coding sequence ATGCCTGTTCGTACCGCTCTTCGCCCTGGTGTGCTGTCGCCGACCCTGTCGGTGCCCAAGTCGATTCCCCGGCCGGAGTACGCGTGGCAGCCCACAGTGCAGGAGGGCAGCGAACCCTGGGTGCAGACCCCGGAGGTCATCGAGAAGATGCGTGTGGCAGGCCAGATCGCGGCCGCCGCGCTGGCCGAGGCGGGCAAGGCCGTCGCGCCCGGCGTGACCACCGACGAGCTCGACCGCATCGCGCACGAGTACATGATCGACCACGGCGCGTATCCATCCACGTTGGGCTACAAAGGTTTTCCCAAGTCCTGCTGCACCTCGCTGAACGAGGTCATCTGCCACGGCATCCCGGACTCCACGGTGGTGGAGGACGGTGACATCGTGAACATCGACGTCACGGCCTACATCGACGGTGTGCACGGCGACACCAACGCGACGTTCCTGGCCGGCGACGTGTCCGAGGAACACCGCCTGCTCGTCGAGCGCACACACGAGGCGACCATGCGGGCCATCAAGGCCGTCAAACCCGGCCGCGCGCTGTCGGTGGTCGGCCGCGTCATCGAGTCGTACGCAAACCGGTTCGGCTACAACGTGGTTCGCGACTTCACCGGTCACGGCATCGGCACCACGTTCCACAACGGCCTGGTGGTGCTGCACTACGACCAGCCCGCCGTGGAGACCGTGCTCGAACCCGGGATGACGTTCACGATCGAGCCGATGATCAACCTGGGCTCGCTCGACTACGAGATCTGGGACGACGACTGGACCGTGGTCACCAAGGACAAGAAATGGACCGCGCAGTTCGAGCACACCCTGGTGGTCACCGAGGACGGCGCCGACATCCTGACCCTGCCGTGA
- a CDS encoding cobyric acid synthase produces the protein MSGALLVAGTTSDAGKSMVVAGLCRLLTRKGLSVAPFKAQNMSNNSAVTVEGGEIGRAQAMQARAAGLAPSVRFNPILLKPGGDRTSQLVIRGQVAGSMAAGDYFTHRDRLATVVAEELASLRSEFDAVICEGAGSPAEINLRATDLANMGLARSARLPVVVVGDIDRGGLLAHLHGTVAVLEPADQALIAGFVVNKFRGDPALLEPGLRHLQDLTGRPTYGVIPFDDEIWLDTEDSVSLRPGGVVGTPQPPRGRETLTVAAIRLPRISNSTDVEALACEPGVLVRWVTDAADIADADVVVIPGSKATVTDLAWLRGRGLADAIAAHAARGRAVLGVCGGFQMLCRRIEDDVESRSGGVDGLGLLDADIVFDPQKTLRHWETPLRGYEIHHGQVVRSAEQDWRGVGIRRAAVFGTHWHGLLDNDELRRGWLAEAAHAAGRTGFVVADDVDVTARRDAQLDVMADLLAAHLDVGAMLDLLEHGAPARPTMRTTLA, from the coding sequence ATGAGCGGGGCGCTGCTGGTCGCGGGCACCACGTCCGACGCGGGCAAGTCGATGGTGGTGGCCGGATTGTGCCGGCTGCTGACCCGCAAAGGACTCTCGGTCGCGCCGTTCAAGGCGCAGAACATGTCGAACAACTCGGCGGTCACCGTCGAGGGCGGCGAGATCGGACGCGCGCAGGCCATGCAGGCACGTGCGGCAGGCCTGGCGCCGAGCGTCCGGTTCAACCCGATCCTGCTCAAGCCGGGCGGCGACCGGACGTCGCAACTGGTGATCCGCGGCCAGGTGGCCGGATCCATGGCAGCGGGCGACTACTTCACGCACCGGGACCGGCTCGCGACGGTGGTCGCCGAGGAATTGGCCTCGCTGAGATCGGAATTCGACGCCGTGATCTGTGAGGGAGCCGGGTCGCCGGCAGAGATCAACCTGCGGGCAACCGATCTGGCGAACATGGGCTTGGCGCGGTCGGCACGGCTACCGGTCGTGGTGGTCGGCGACATCGACCGCGGTGGGCTCCTGGCCCACCTGCACGGCACCGTGGCGGTGCTCGAACCGGCCGACCAGGCACTGATCGCCGGATTCGTGGTCAACAAGTTCCGCGGCGATCCGGCCCTGCTCGAACCCGGGCTGCGGCACCTGCAGGATCTCACCGGCAGGCCCACCTACGGTGTGATCCCGTTCGACGACGAAATCTGGCTGGACACCGAAGATTCGGTGTCGCTACGGCCCGGGGGAGTCGTGGGTACCCCACAGCCGCCACGCGGCCGCGAGACCCTCACCGTCGCGGCTATCCGGCTGCCCCGGATATCGAATTCGACCGATGTCGAGGCGCTGGCGTGCGAACCGGGTGTGCTGGTGCGCTGGGTCACCGACGCCGCCGACATCGCCGACGCTGATGTCGTGGTCATCCCCGGCAGCAAGGCCACGGTGACGGACCTGGCATGGTTGCGAGGCCGGGGGCTGGCCGACGCCATCGCGGCTCACGCCGCGCGGGGGCGTGCCGTGCTCGGCGTGTGCGGCGGGTTCCAGATGCTGTGCCGACGCATCGAAGACGACGTCGAATCGCGATCCGGCGGAGTCGACGGCCTCGGCCTGCTCGACGCCGACATCGTGTTCGACCCGCAGAAAACGTTGCGGCACTGGGAAACTCCGCTGCGAGGTTACGAGATTCACCATGGTCAGGTGGTTCGCTCCGCCGAGCAGGACTGGCGCGGCGTCGGCATCCGGCGCGCCGCGGTGTTCGGCACGCACTGGCACGGGCTGCTCGACAACGACGAGCTGCGGCGCGGCTGGCTCGCCGAGGCCGCGCACGCCGCCGGGCGTACCGGATTCGTCGTCGCCGACGACGTCGACGTGACCGCGCGCCGAGATGCGCAACTCGACGTGATGGCGGATCTGCTTGCCGCGCACCTCGACGTCGGCGCGATGCTCGACCTGCTGGAACACGGTGCGCCGGCACGGCCGACGATGCGGACGACGCTGGCCTGA
- a CDS encoding DUF2000 domain-containing protein, with protein MQSQETPVRFDTKIAVLLRDDLQSWQRLNVCAFLASGIAAAHPDTVGEPYADADGTTYLAMFGQPVMVFEGSKETLRAAHTRAIGRGLAVSIFTADLFSTGNDGDNTAAVRAVGRDDLDLVGLAVHAGRNVVDKVLKGARMHT; from the coding sequence GTGCAATCCCAGGAAACCCCAGTACGTTTCGATACGAAGATCGCGGTCCTGTTACGCGACGACCTGCAGAGCTGGCAGCGGTTGAACGTGTGCGCATTCTTGGCGAGCGGCATCGCGGCGGCCCATCCGGACACCGTCGGGGAACCTTATGCCGACGCGGACGGTACGACTTACCTCGCAATGTTCGGCCAACCCGTGATGGTCTTCGAGGGCTCGAAAGAGACGCTGCGCGCCGCACATACGCGCGCGATCGGCCGCGGGCTGGCGGTGTCGATCTTCACCGCCGACTTGTTCTCCACGGGCAACGACGGTGACAACACGGCCGCCGTCCGAGCGGTGGGCCGTGACGACCTCGATCTGGTCGGGCTCGCGGTCCATGCCGGGCGCAATGTGGTGGACAAGGTGCTCAAGGGTGCACGCATGCACACGTGA
- a CDS encoding AraC family transcriptional regulator, with protein MAPAAETTAWRPHVRGIREVFHARYLTHAYPQHTHDAWTLLIVDSGTIGYELGGHERGSTGAVVTLLPPHVPHNGRSVRPGGFRKRVLYIEPAMLTGIGAAVDHPSLDDNLLRDRIAALHDALAPGDEFEAQSRLAFVIERIQAHLAGAVEPPERTGNRRLAHQLRDLIDSRLETGLTLDDAGAMLHADPTHLVRTFSREFGLPPHRYLVGRRIDLARRLLLDGMRPADVATTVGFHDQSHLNRHFKRMLATTPARYAGDAHVAPATNLGSLRS; from the coding sequence GTGGCCCCGGCCGCCGAGACAACCGCGTGGCGCCCGCACGTGCGAGGGATCAGAGAAGTCTTCCACGCGCGGTATCTGACACACGCCTACCCGCAGCACACCCACGACGCGTGGACCTTGCTCATCGTCGATTCCGGCACCATCGGCTACGAACTCGGCGGCCACGAGCGCGGATCCACCGGCGCGGTCGTCACACTGCTGCCGCCACACGTGCCGCACAACGGCCGCAGCGTCCGGCCCGGCGGCTTCCGCAAGCGTGTGCTGTACATTGAGCCGGCCATGCTGACCGGGATCGGAGCGGCCGTCGACCACCCGAGCCTCGACGACAACCTGCTGCGCGACCGCATCGCCGCGCTGCACGACGCGCTCGCTCCCGGCGACGAATTCGAAGCGCAAAGCCGGCTGGCGTTCGTCATCGAGCGCATCCAGGCGCACCTCGCGGGTGCGGTCGAGCCGCCCGAGCGGACGGGCAACCGGCGGCTGGCACATCAACTGCGCGATCTGATCGACAGTCGGCTGGAAACCGGGCTGACGCTCGACGACGCCGGCGCCATGCTGCACGCCGACCCGACCCACCTGGTGCGCACCTTCAGCCGGGAGTTCGGGCTGCCACCCCACCGGTATCTGGTGGGGCGACGCATCGACCTGGCTCGCCGTTTGCTGCTGGACGGGATGCGGCCGGCCGACGTTGCCACGACCGTCGGATTCCACGACCAGTCGCATCTCAACCGACACTTCAAACGGATGCTCGCCACGACGCCCGCGCGGTATGCCGGCGACGCTCACGTCGCACCCGCGACGAATCTCGGTAGCCTGAGGTCATGA
- a CDS encoding alpha/beta fold hydrolase, with product MQSTVVTIDGFAVPVDVAGPENGSVVVLLSAGHHGPAAYEAVCQRLHTASLRTVVIATDPRLTAKSVVGILDSINVKWALLVGDRQGGELAWELAATRLDRFIGLVVVDRGHPRVADVTGVVRSEDCPPVEMNTTALVSTPAARAVAKASQRFVYGDFRLVEMLGRRNAQDSTAQLAAEIVLRTSNW from the coding sequence ATGCAATCCACCGTGGTGACGATCGACGGTTTCGCTGTGCCCGTCGACGTGGCCGGACCTGAGAACGGCTCAGTGGTGGTTCTGCTCAGCGCCGGTCACCACGGTCCGGCGGCCTACGAGGCGGTCTGCCAACGCCTGCACACCGCGTCGCTGCGAACCGTCGTCATCGCGACCGATCCACGGCTGACGGCCAAATCTGTGGTGGGCATCCTCGACTCGATCAACGTCAAATGGGCGCTGCTGGTCGGTGACCGACAGGGCGGTGAACTGGCCTGGGAGCTCGCGGCCACCCGCCTGGACCGCTTCATCGGTCTCGTCGTCGTCGACCGCGGCCATCCCCGCGTCGCCGACGTCACCGGAGTGGTCCGGTCCGAAGACTGCCCGCCGGTCGAGATGAACACCACGGCACTGGTCAGCACCCCGGCGGCCCGCGCGGTGGCCAAGGCCAGCCAGCGCTTCGTCTACGGCGACTTCCGGCTCGTCGAAATGCTGGGGCGGCGCAACGCCCAGGACTCGACCGCTCAACTCGCCGCCGAGATCGTGCTGCGCACCAGCAACTGGTAA